In a genomic window of Magnolia sinica isolate HGM2019 chromosome 14, MsV1, whole genome shotgun sequence:
- the LOC131225450 gene encoding bZIP transcription factor 53-like, giving the protein MSTAHQNHNSGSDEDPRNVMDPRKKRRMLSNRESARRSRMRKQQHLDDLITQLGQLKTDNNQIAARVDVATQHYMKLESENTILRTQVMELTERLQSLNSVLHLMEEISGMAMDIPEIPDPMMRPWQLPVPSQPIVASAHMFQY; this is encoded by the coding sequence ATGTCGACTGCCCATCAAAATCATAATTCTGGATCCGATGAAGATCCTCGCAATGTGATGGATCCAAGGAAGAAGAGAAGGATGCTATCCAACAGAGAATCCGCCCGAAGGTCCCGAATGAGGAAGCAGCAGCATTTGGATGATCTGATTACTCAATTGGGCCAGCTGAAGACTGATAACAATCAGATTGCGGCACGTGTCGATGTAGCTACACAGCATTACATGAAATTGGAATCGGAGAACACGATTCTTAGGACCCAAGTGATGGAATTAACAGAGAGATTGCAGTCTTTGAACTCTGTTCTTCACCTGATGGAGGAGATTAGTGGGATGGCAATGGATATACCTGAAATTCCGGATCCTATGATGAGACCATGGCAGCTTCCGGTCCCATCTCAGCCTATAGTTGCATCTGCACACATGTTTCAATACTGA